The genomic segment TCAGGCGAATGCCGCGAGCCGTTCGAGTTCTGATGTGCACCTCACGTGACCATCAGTTACGTGCCGATATGGATTGGTCACCGGCGGGCCTTGGCCGCCGACTACGGCCTAATCCCCCTCCCCAGAGACGCGCCAGTGCGGAACATGCCGGGTAGGGCGGAGGTCGACGGCGGGCGGGACACGTCACGCTCCGTAGCTGCCGCGCCCTCCCATCCTCCGTCGACTGCGGGGAAAGCAACCGCGGCAATCCTGCACACGCACCTCGCGGTGCCGAGCCAGCCACCCGATCCACGCCCGACTGACCGCCGGGGGCAACACGAGCTCGTCCCACAGAGCGATGAGCTCATCGACGTCGATGAAGTAGCGCACGTCCTCAGCGGTGCCCTCCCGCAACACCTGCTCATACACTGCGCCCGTTGCCGCCGGCCGGCCAAGTCATGCGTGGGTCGGCCTGGCTCCAGTTCACCCGCCGCGGCAACGTCACGACCCCGCTGGCCTTGCGCACCGCAGGGTCATCAACGTCGGCGGGGATCTCTGGAGGGACATCCCCGCGGAGGGCGTACGTCATAGCGCCGATGCTACCCACCCGGCACCCAGCAGGCCCCGACTGCACCCCCACCGTGGCTCCCACGCCGCGAGCTTCTTCGAATCCCGCTCGTAGCGCAGCCATCACCTCGGGCGCGGAGTACGTCCGCATGAGGGCTCAGACCGCGAGGCCGATGGGAACGATCACTGGGCATTCGCCGACCTGGACGTCCTCGTCCTCTAAAATTAAGTACAGCGCCCGCGCCTCCGCCAGGTTGTCCCGGGCCTCCTCCAACGAGGTGCCCTGCGAAGCCACGTCCACCCCGAGGCACTGGGCGACGAACCAGTCGCCGTACCTCGCGATAGCCGCGGTCAATCTCATGATCTGGAGCGCAGACCGTCGAGTCGCCTCGTGGTGGTCGAGCTTGATCACGACGTGCCGCCACTCGGGCTGGCCCCGTCGAGGAAACCTGTCACAGCTTCGCCGCGCCGCGTGCAACTCCCTTCGGACATAGACGCAAGAGCATGAGCGCGTCGGCCCGAGGAGGTCACCCGGGCGGTGAGCGAGGACCACGGACCCTACGACCTCCACCGCGACGATCGAGGCGCTGCACGCCTGCGAGATATGGGAAAGGGGCCCGCAAGTGACGGCTAGGTGCGGGGAGCATCGCCTGCCGTCAGTCCTGGATCGCACGGACGGCTTCCGCCGTCTCGGGCGCGACCTTCACGCTTCTCGTGCCTTCAGGCCCCCGGACCGTCAGCTCAGAAGCATCGCGGTCGACACCGACGATCTCGCGGGTGGTGAAGCTGTGGGTGCTCTCGTCGACGGACTCATCCGGGCGCAGCAACAGCCGCATGAGCGTCACCCGGTCACCGGCAACGGCCTCCACGGCATAGGCGGCCTCGGTACCGCTGTCAGATTCGAGGTGGCGGATACGGCGGTGGCTTGCGTGGGCAGTCGCAGCCAGAACCCTTGACTGCAGCTGCTCGGGGAGCGCTTCGATGCGGACGGTGGTCATGGTCTTCCCCTTCACTGGTCCGGACGCTATCCCTCGGAGGCAAGACCAAAACGGGCGAGGACGGCGATGACGGGCACGAACTGGCATGGAGACGTATGAGAGGTTCGCGTCGACCGACCTGCTCGCCGACGGCATCGTCGCGCGGATGCTCGCGGGCATCTCCACGCGTCGCTACCCGGTCGCGCTCGAGCCGGTCGGCGCGGCCGTGCAGGCCTCGGCAAGCGGCACGTCCAAGCCGGCGGTAGCACGCCGCTTCGTCGCGGCCACGGCCGAGAAGGTGGCCGAACTGCTAGACCGTCGGCTGGACGATCAACGCTGGTTGATCGTCCACATCGACGGGTTCGGCATGGGCGACCACCTCATGGTTGGCGCGCTGGGCGTGACCGCCGACGGCACCAGGTAGCTGTTGCCGTGCAGTGACACCGTGGCGGTCTTGGTCACGGTGCGTTGCGCGCTCCAGCGGAACGCCGCAGCCCGCACGGCGTGACGGGGGATGGCGTCAGCGGCGTGCGATGACGCGAGCAAGGACTGAGAACCCCACCACGAGAGGAACGCCGTGCAGGTAGGTGGGCAGCTCGAAGTTGAAGCTGGCGTGGACGGCGATCGGGGTCAGCATGACCACGATCCCCTCCCAGCGGCGCGCGATGCGTGACCGCAGCAGCCCGGCACCCAGGACGACCAGCCCGAGGGTGAGAAACAGCGGGCCGGTGTTGAGCCAAAGGATCGCCGGCGACTCGAAGTAGGCCGTCTGCACCGCGAAGGACGTGGCCGCATCGACCGGCTCGACCAGCGCGAAGCCGACGGCACCGTGCGCCATGTCGCTGAGGGACAGCACGGCGGCCCCCACCGCGGTGAGGATGACGCCGACCGTGGTCAACCGCGCCCCTCGGCCTCGCACGATCGGCAGGGCGCTTACCGCCGCGACGGCGACGAGCACCAGGCCGAAGCCCATGAGGACATGGGAGGCGAGCCACCGCGACGGCGCCTCGGCGATAGCGATCGATATCCCCACGTCCTCGGGCATGGCGGGGAGATGCAGCGCCATGCCCAGGGCAGCGAGGACGGCGCCGAGCACCAGTGCGATGGGGCGGGCGAGGTGAGGCCGATCCGACGAAGACCCGTTCTCGGCCGCTGTCGATGTGATCGGTGCTGGCTTGGTCGTGGTCATGTGATCCCCCCGAGGTCGACGGCACGGGCTGCTTCCGCAGACACCTTGCTCCTCCAGCCCGAACCGCGCGTCCTCCCGGGGTCGTCACTGCGGCGCCGCGGAGGTAGACCCGGTGCGCTCGTGTACGACCTGGGTATGACAGGGGTGCCGACCCGAGGAGGACGCCGGGGCCCCCGCGGCCGCTGTACCGTCATGGGGTGCTGAAGAGCTACTGGCGCGCCTACCGACCGCCGACAGTCGATGTCCTCATCGCGGCGGCGTTCATCGTGTTCGGTCAGCTGGTCACATGGTTCCGTCTCGACGGCCCGGACGGGTACGTGGGGCCACGGCCCCTCAACGCGATCCTGAACGCCCTGTTTCTGGCGGCGCTGGCGTGGCGCCGTCGGGCGCCGCTCGCGGCGGTGTGCTGGGCGGTGGGCGTCTATTTCCTGCCGACCGCCCTGGTGCCCCATGACATCACCTTCGCCGCCGGGGGCATCCCGCTCATCTTCCTGACCGCCTCGGCTGGCTACCACTGCTCCCGACGGCGTGCGGTGCTCGCCGCAGCGGTGGCGATGGCTGGCCTCGCCACCATCACGCTGACGATGCCGTACCTCCGGTCGCCCAGTGCTTTCCTGTGGAACACCCTGTTCATGCTCGTCCCCTGGTTCGGCGCCCGCGCGCTGCGCGAACGCGAGGACCGGGCGGCGACGCTCGCGGCCGCCCTGGCCACCGAGCGGGCGTCCAAGGAGGTCGCCCTCCGGGATGCCGCCAACGCCGAGCGAGCCCACATCGCGCGGGAGCTGCACGACATCGTCGCCCACAGCGTCTCGATGATGGTCATCCAGATCGGTGCCGCGCGGATGCAGCTGCAAGCAGGAGCCGGCAGCGCGCAGGAACCGCTGCTCGACGCCGAGGACGTGGGCAGGCAGACGTTGGACGACCTGCGCCGGCTGCTCGGGGTGCTGCGCGCAGATGAGCCCGATGCCAGGGACCCCGGCGACGACTCGGTCACGGGCGCCCAACCACCCCAGCCGGGGCTGACCCAGGTCGAAGCGATGCTGCCTCCGCTCCGCGCCGCCGGGCTGGACGTCGAGATGGAGGTGGACGGCGAGCCTGTCCCGCTGCCCGCCGCGCTGGACCTGACCTGCTTCCGGATCATCCAGGAGGCGTTGACCAACACGCTCAAGCACGGCGGGGCGACGCGGGCGTCGGTGCAGCTGCGCTACACACCCGACGCGCTGCTTATCGCCGTCGCCGACGACGGGACAGCCGCCCCGCCGGTCGACCGTGTCGGTCATGGCCTCGTGGGGATCGGCGAGCGCGTGGCGCTGTTCGGCGGAACGGCCAAGGCTGGGCCGGGCCGGGGCGGTGGCTGGCGCGTCCACGTCGAGCTGCCCCTGCCGGCTCCGACTGCGCATGACCTGCGGGCGGCGATCCCGTCGTCTTGATCCGCGTCCTCATCGCCGACGACCAGGCGCTGGTGCGCGGGGGACTGGGCATGATCCTGTCGGCGCAACCGGACATCGACGTGGTCGGCATGGCCGAGAACGGTGCGCAGGCGGTGAGGCTGGTGGCAGAGCTCGCGCCCGACGTGGTGCTCATGGATGTCCGCATGCCGGTGATGGACGGCCTGGAGGCGACCCGTCGCATGCTCTCCCCTCCTTCGACCCGCACCAAGGTCGTCATGCTCACGACGTTCGACCTGGACGAGTACGTCTACGCCGCCCTCGTCGCCGGCGCCTCGGGGTTCCTCCTCAAAGAGACCCGCCCGGAGGTGCTCGCCGACGCGGTGCGCACCGTGGCGGGCGGTGAGGCTCTCCTCGCCCCCACTGTCCTTCGCCGCCTCGTCGATCAGCACGCGAGGGCCGCCGCGCCCCCTGACAACGAGCGCTTCTCCGCGTTGACCGATCGGGAGGTTGAGGTGCTGCGCCTGATCGGCCGCGGGCAGAGCAACGCTGATATCGCGCAAGCCCTGTGGGTGGCGGAGAGCACGGTCAAGACCCACGTCACGCGCATCTTCAGGAAGCTCGATCTCCGCGATCGCGCCCAAGCCGTCGTACTGGCCTACGAGACCGGCCTGCTCAAGGCCGGCGATCCCGACTGACCGTCCCTGCCGCCACCTTCAGCGCTAGGTGCCCGGCGGCATCGCCGTTGCGGTCCTTGGCCAGTGGGATCACGAGACGACCCTGGTGTATCGGCTGGCTCCGAGGTGGAACGGCCCGTCAAGAGAACCTGCTGCCTTGACTTGAGACGGGTTTGCATAGAGCCCTCCTGTAGCGGAGGGTTGTCGTGTGCGGATGGTCAGCGGCCTGGTTGCTTCTTAGCGGGAGGCCGGCTGTTATCCCGTTGTAGAGGTGGTCTCGTCACTGCCCAGCACACCAGCCCGGCCCCCCGATGCTCGGGAAGCCGGACTGGGCGGTAGTGCGCTATGTCCCCGCGCGTTGGCGGAAGGCCGTGAACTGCAGGTCCTGGCACTGGCCCTCGTTGGGCTGTCCGGGGTGGCACCCGCCGTTGAAGGTATGGATCTGCTCCTCGACCATGCCGGGGATGAGCGGGCCGTGGGTGCGCACGACCGCGTGGATCTCCGCCTGCGTCGGGTTGGTCAGTCCCGGACCGAACAACGCCTCGCTGTCGTCGCCTGTGCGCAGGCGAGCGCCGAAGCCGGCGCGCCCCGAGCCGCCGACCACGTTGCCGGCCGCGTACAGCACCGACGCGTCCACACCAGAGGCGAACAGGTCGCCGGGGCCGCACTCGAACGCAGGGTCGAACGGGTCGGTGCAGTGCTGCGGATGGTTGAACACCACCCACCAGATGGTGTACGCCCCGCGGTCCAGCTCGGCGGTGCGCAAGCTCATCGTCGCGCCCGCAGCATTGGTCACCAGCGAGGCTGCCGACGACGACACCGCCTGCCCGTCGGAGAAGCGGAAGAAGACGTTGTCGCTGCGAGCGCCGGCGGCAACCGGACCCGCGAGCGCGGCGAGCAGGAGCGCGAGCACAAGAACGACGGTGCTCAACGTCCTGGCAGTCGCCCTCACCGGGTTCATGGCCGCACCGCCTCGTCGACCGCCATGCCGAGCAGCTGCTCGTCCGACAGCTCCAAGTCGGGGTGGGCCTCCTGGATGTGCTGGCGGGCGCCCGCGAGCAGCTCCGCGTCGGTGTCGCCGCGGATCACCACGCCCTCGTCACAGTTGATCACCTTGCTCATCGCCTTCTCCTTGACTCGACTGGCCCCGGCACGGTGCCGGTGACGCTGCAAGGAGGGTGAGCGGTGCCGATTAGGCCGCGGCTGGTTGGAGGTTGGCGCCGGGTTGGGTGGCGCCTCGGCAGTCGACGGGGCTTGATGGGTCGCCTACCCGCGGAGCAGGGCGAGGTAGACCGCCTCGGTCTGGGCCGACGGGGAGGCACCCAGTTCGTCGGCGAGCACCTGCCGACAGCGCTCATACAGCCGCAGGGCCTCCGCCCGGCTGCCCGCCGCCGCCAACGCGCGCATGTACCGCTGGTAGGTCGCTTCCCGCAGCGGATCGAGCGCCAGCGCATCCTCGGCCGCACGCACCGCTTCCGCCAGCTCCCCGGTGAGGGTGTTGCACTCCACGACACAGTCCAGCACCCGCAGCCGCAAGGCCTGCAGCCGCGCCCGAAATCCCCTCGCCCACGGGCCGTCCTCGCCGACCAGGAACGGACGGCGGGTGATGTGATAGCCGACATACGTCCAGCCGTACGCCCGGCGTGGATCACCCGCGGCGAGCGCGACCTCGGCCGCGTGAACCGCCTCGCCGGCGGCCTCCACGTCCACCCACGCCCCACCCGGCAGGCGCAGCTGGTAGCAACCGAACCCATACGCCAGCGCGTTCGATGCCAGCCCCGCCCCCTCAAGCGTACGGCGCAGCTTGCTCAGCAGCGCCCGCAGCCCCTTGTCCCACGCGGCCGGCAGGTGCTCGCCCCACAGCTCCTCGGCCAGTTCGTCGCGCGACACCGCCCGATCACGCTCGGCGATGAGCAGAGCCAAGGCCAGCCGGCCCTGCCGACCCGGCAGATCCGCCTCGTCGACCAGAACCGGCCCGGCCTCAACACGCACCCGCCCGGTGAGGTACACCCGTACCGGCGCTCCCGGCCCTCCCACGGTGCGCTCCCAACCGCCAGCCAACCACCGGATGCCAGTATCCCACCCCGGACGATCAAGGAGACCCACATGACCAAGGTGATCCGCTGCGACTGCGGCTACGTCGCCCGGGGCGACAGCGACGACCAGCTCGTGTCCGTCGCCCAACGACACGCCCGTGAGGTGCACGGCATGGAGCTCAGCCCCGAACAGGTGCTCGCCATGGCCGAACCCGCATGACCCGATGGTCCATTGCTCCTCGCCGAACGTCTCACCCGCCGGGTGGCCTCAGCCGGTCGGCGCCTCGATCGTCCACGCGGCGACCTGGTCAATGCGCACCCGCCAGCTGCCCGCCTGACGGGTCCCCGTGCCACCCACCGTCACCGTGGCCTCCTTGAGGTGCAGCCAGGCCGACTCGGGCGCGTCGGTGTCCAACTCCGGAGTGGTCTGTGCACGGTCCTGCACGTACTCGCCCGCGAACTGCTCGAAGGCGTCCTGGAGCAGCGCGCCGACGCTCTCCGCGCCGCCGCCCTGGCGCGCGGCCAGGCGCCGGAACGCGTCCGCGTGATCGTTGAAGAACTCCCATCCGCCCACGACCCGGCCGGAGATCAGCGCACCGCCCGCGACCAGCGTCACGGTAACCACGTCGAGGTCCGCGCGATCGGACAGCTGCGCCAGCAGGGCGAGAGGGCCGTACCCAGCCGCGTGGCCGACGGCAGTGCCTTCTGCGGGGTTGTCATCCACGGTTCGTTCCTTCGACGGCGATCGGTCCGCTAGCGATGCTGCCCCGGTGTCCGGCCGTCCACTCCTTGAACCCCAGTGGAACCGGACGGTCTGACTCCTGCCGAGGGGGTGCACCGCACTGCTCGCGGTGACCGCCGGCCGCAAAAGAGGACCCATCCCAGCCCTGCCCGTGCGGGCCCCCATGGTGGCCGGCCATGGGATAACCGCCTCGCCCCGGTGGTGCAAGCGGCGGTCGTAACCCTCGGGGAGCCGCCGGTATCGGTTGCCACCATCGAGGCCCGAGGCGGCTCCCGCTGATCCTCATGACCGGCGAGCGCGAGTCGAGGTCAGCGACGGCGATGGCACCACCCGCGCCCTAAACTGTCAGCGAGGTCTGGCCCCGCCTCCTCGAAGCCGAAGGCAGTCGGTCACCCGCGTGATCGGTGACCTCCGGGAACGCTGGCTCGTGTCCACCGCCTACCGGCGCATCATCCTCGATGACACGGAGGGATTGCAGCAGTTCACCGGACCATCGTTGCCGGCACCGCCTCCCTGACGCGGTTCGCCGAACCCCGGTCCGCTCACACCAGTGACCGAGCGTTGGCGCGCGCCCGTTTGGCGAACAGGCTCGCTGCCGCCCCCATCACCTTCCCGGCGTCACCGGTCGCCATGAGCGCGACGAAGGCGTCCTTCTTCTCCGACGACGTGCCTGTCCGCAGATCCGAGACGATCTCCTTGGTGACTCCACGGTTGGCCTTGATGGTGATGGTGCTCTTCGGCGAGCGTATCCATTCCCCGAGCGTCCTCAGCAGCGTGTGGTCGTTCAGTGACGACACCATCAGGTCCAGCATGTCCGCACTGTTTCGATAGGTCTCCAGGAAACCGACGAAGGCCTCCTTCGTCCCCACGGCGGGGAACTCACTGGTGTCGAGGAACTGGCCCAGAGCGATGGCGTTCTTGGGGTCGGGCATCTGGAAGGGCCCCCAGGGGGTTGCCTTGATCACCTGCGGGTTCGTCGGGCGTTTCAGCGACATTGTCCGCGCGGGAGCCCCGGCCGGCAGCCCCATCGCCGTGTTCGCCGCCGTGTTGGCCGCCGTGATCACGACGTTGCTCTGCCCGCCGCCGATGTCATTGCCCGCGGCATCGAGCTTGTTCCAAGTCATGGTGATGGAGTCGGCCGGACCGCTCGCCGGGTGGTTGACGTCCGCCCGGTAGTAGATGTAGTGGCCATCGGCGACGGCCTCCTTCATCTTGCCCTCTACCTGCGTCTCCATGAGGGTGTTCGCGGTCCCCGGGAACGCGAAGAGGTTCTGCTGCTCACCGGGTCCCCCGAGCTGGTCGTTGACGATGTGCGCAGCGACATGCCCGTGCGGCACCCAGCCCCGGATGTTGCCGGCAATGATGTTGTTCTGCGCTGCCGTGGGGCTGCTCGGCTGGCTCCCGTACGGATGGTCCGGCCCTATGACACCTTGAACACCGGCGCCCTCGGGGTTCATCGTCCCCGATGGGTGCGCTCCCGGCGTACGGAGGGGCAGGTACGTCAGCTTCGTGTGCCACAGCGCGTTGTTGACCTTTGACCCGAAGCCGCCAAGCGTGTTCGCGCCGATCGCCGCGCGCACCGTCGTGTCCGGCCGGGGCGCTGCGGCGCCGAAGAACAACGCGGGGTTGATCGACGTGCGCTGGACGGTGCGGTTGCCCAGGACGGTCGCCACAGCGCGGTTGCCTGCCGCGCGCTGGAGGCGCAGGACGAGGTCGAAGGCCCCGCCGCCCGACGTCGACGTCGGCGGCCGCTCTGTCCTGCCCCTGCCCTGCTCGACCCGACGCCGATCGCCGCTGACCTTCTCCCGCACGGGTGGCTCCCTCCATGAGCACGGCGGTGAGCGCCTGCGTCCCGGCCCTTCGTGGAAACCTCCGGGCGTGTGCCAGCGTTCGCGCGGCCCACGGCCGCGTCTGCGTCCAACAGGCAGCCCTTCGAGCCGAAAAGCGTGCCCCATCGGGCGCTGCGGGGCGGTGAGCCGTCGGCGAGGGGCACGTCGCCGGCCGCGTCTACGCGGTGGAGACGGTGCCGGAGCTCGTCGTCATCGAGGTGGAGAACCAGGCGAACGACGACTTCGCAGCACTGCGCGCTGTCGACCTTTCGCCGAGGCCGACGTGGTCGACGTCCTCGAAGGGGTGGCGCGCCGACAAGCGCCAGGCTGGGGACCCGGCGGGCCTCGCGCAGGGCACTTTCGGCTTGCCCCTGCCGGGCAGCGCGACGCTACAGTTCACCACCGCGATGGCGGGACGCTCGCCCCGGCGGCGCCGGCCCATGCTGCCGGTCCCCCGGCTGCGACGCGCGCCACCGCTCTCTGCCGTGCGCACTCAGAACAGCGTGTAGATGAAGGACCCCGCGGCAGTCGTCGTGAGCACGAGCAGGGCGCCCACGAGGAGGAGGATGAGCAGCACCGGCGTGAGCCACCACTTGCGGTTGGCGCGCGCGAACCGCCAGAACTCGCCGAGGAAGGACGCCTGCCGCTCAGTCGCGGCGTCGTCCAGCCGCTGTTCACGGTCACTCATCGAGAAGCCTCCTCAGTACTGGCGGAAGTAGCTCGCCACATCCGGCTCACGGTCACGGGATACCCAGTACGTGCGGGCGGCGGGGTCCCACCGTCGCTGAAGGGGATCGATGCGCAGGACCCGCATGAGCAACGCGATCGGAGCCATCACGATGAGGTGGACGGCGGACAGGATCACGTGCGTCATGAGCCAGCCGAGCGGATACGTGCCCCGCATCCACCCC from the Egibacteraceae bacterium genome contains:
- a CDS encoding SxtJ family membrane protein — its product is MHAIVKEPTRRDFVVFGALLPVFTAVLGGLVTRFSGLPGAGRGVWVVGGVATLAFVAVPAWRRPIYMGWMRGTYPLGWLMTHVILSAVHLIVMAPIALLMRVLRIDPLQRRWDPAARTYWVSRDREPDVASYFRQY
- a CDS encoding BTAD domain-containing putative transcriptional regulator, with amino-acid sequence MYLTGRVRVEAGPVLVDEADLPGRQGRLALALLIAERDRAVSRDELAEELWGEHLPAAWDKGLRALLSKLRRTLEGAGLASNALAYGFGCYQLRLPGGAWVDVEAAGEAVHAAEVALAAGDPRRAYGWTYVGYHITRRPFLVGEDGPWARGFRARLQALRLRVLDCVVECNTLTGELAEAVRAAEDALALDPLREATYQRYMRALAAAGSRAEALRLYERCRQVLADELGASPSAQTEAVYLALLRG
- a CDS encoding DUF5989 family protein, whose protein sequence is MSDREQRLDDAATERQASFLGEFWRFARANRKWWLTPVLLILLLVGALLVLTTTAAGSFIYTLF
- a CDS encoding response regulator transcription factor translates to MIRVLIADDQALVRGGLGMILSAQPDIDVVGMAENGAQAVRLVAELAPDVVLMDVRMPVMDGLEATRRMLSPPSTRTKVVMLTTFDLDEYVYAALVAGASGFLLKETRPEVLADAVRTVAGGEALLAPTVLRRLVDQHARAAAPPDNERFSALTDREVEVLRLIGRGQSNADIAQALWVAESTVKTHVTRIFRKLDLRDRAQAVVLAYETGLLKAGDPD
- a CDS encoding DUF1059 domain-containing protein; its protein translation is MTKVIRCDCGYVARGDSDDQLVSVAQRHAREVHGMELSPEQVLAMAEPA
- a CDS encoding histidine kinase; this encodes MLKSYWRAYRPPTVDVLIAAAFIVFGQLVTWFRLDGPDGYVGPRPLNAILNALFLAALAWRRRAPLAAVCWAVGVYFLPTALVPHDITFAAGGIPLIFLTASAGYHCSRRRAVLAAAVAMAGLATITLTMPYLRSPSAFLWNTLFMLVPWFGARALREREDRAATLAAALATERASKEVALRDAANAERAHIARELHDIVAHSVSMMVIQIGAARMQLQAGAGSAQEPLLDAEDVGRQTLDDLRRLLGVLRADEPDARDPGDDSVTGAQPPQPGLTQVEAMLPPLRAAGLDVEMEVDGEPVPLPAALDLTCFRIIQEALTNTLKHGGATRASVQLRYTPDALLIAVADDGTAAPPVDRVGHGLVGIGERVALFGGTAKAGPGRGGGWRVHVELPLPAPTAHDLRAAIPSS